The DNA region TGTTTAGCAGGTCGGTAGAGGCACTTGAGGCTCTTGTTGACGTGTGGATTCAGTAAACTATCTTTCTCCACCCCTGCAGGTACCTCATTAGCCATGGAGCCAACGTGGGAGTGGTCAACAGTGAAGGAGACACGCCATTGGACATCGCGGAGGAGGAGGCCATGGAGGAGCTGCTGCAGAACGAAATCAACCGGCAAGGTatagtatgcccccccccctcccagctacCATGTTGAGCAGTGTGTCCTGGCAGAAAGCCAGAGCATGGAGATGGCTTCCTCTTGCATCAGCAATGCGGAAACCAACTGATGATAAACGACATAGCTCTGTATGTCAGATGCTGTCATGGGGGTTTTCAAGTGGTAGAATAACTAATAGCACAATACGCTTTGGTGTTTAGACACATTCTGAGCCTTTTGTGGCACTAATACACGTAGATGAAAGGGCTGGCGCGCTCTGTGCGGGTGACGTATGCCTCTCCCGGTCTGGAGGAGAACCAGTTCCAGCACGCACCCCCCacccagtactgtactgtagccGGCTTGAGTTTCTCTGCCCTCTGGTTTGCCCTCACCCTTTCAGTCAGTATATGTGCTCTTGATGGAGCAGACCTGCTGTGTGAATGTGCACATtcgttttctgtatttttttttctttaaactgaGCTGTCAGACGAACTTTGTTTTTGGGCTGCCCCACGCAGTCATCTGACCCTCCCCCAAGACTGATGTGGCATAATCACCTAGTGAGACAGTGTCGATGGTCTGCATCCACAAACATGCTTTATGGTACACCGCGGCCAAGTCGACACCCAGGATTACTGGGTATCCTGATAAAGAGTGCTGTCAGACTTCATTTGCAAGCCTTGACTGATGTGCCGTGAAGCCTGTAGCCTGTGCTGTCAGTGTGCCGTAATTGTCTCACGCTTTATGCTGTGGAGACGGACTTTGTGTTGTGTTGTCTATTAAGGAATGTGAATGAACGAGTGTGCCAGTCTTTGACCAGGTAATTGCACACAGCTCAGCTGATGCTTCAATAACTTTGTGaagtgtgttgtttttgtttataacaaatgtgtaaaaagacagAAAAATGGCTTTGCCCTTGCTTAGCTTACGTGGTTTCAGAAGTGACACTCTGCCCTAATTGTCCTCCACTAAGGTTTGTCGGCATTACGGGTCGTTTTCAGACCAGCCTATGCGTTCTGGGTAGTGAGGAAGCCTCTTCTCCGCGCTCCTTCTTACAGGATTCCTATGCAGTATGGAAAagtgtggattttttttgttgcattttcCAAGTCTGGATGAgtttgggaaaaaaagaaggtatGGAAATATTTCGGTGTTTCCAGGCTATTGCAACAAATTGGACTACTGTGTTTTCCTAAAAGAAAACATCTGAATTTAGTCACCAATGTGTGCTGGCTGTCAGCACCAGGATGTGCAACCTGTaacatggtggtggggggggtgcttgtgGAATGTGCCCCTGGTTAATCGCCAGCATGAAATATTCATATAGATTACCTTGCAATTTCTAGTTCTCATATTGAAGAAATGCAGGTTTTTACCTGCTTGGCTTGACAGTACCAAATGTGGTAACTGGTTGGCCAACGGCAATTCCATCCCAGCCCCTCCATCTCTCCCATCGGGGTTGACAGCTTTTACTCCACCCCCCTCTGCAGTCTTGAAAAGTGTGGAATTTTAAAATGGAAGGTAGAGATATTCCAATCAATCTACAGCTGGTTGAATAGGCTCATTTTCAGTCTAAATTACTACGTTGGTTGCCTTTTAATTTGACCAAGCTCAAATACTGACTTTGCAGATGATGTAAAATATGTGCAAGTTTCAAACACAGCAGTGGCTATGTGTTGTCTCCGGTCTGGCAATTTTACCAGATATCTATTAAAGACTTGTGTGCAGGAGAAGTTGCTCGTGGAGGATCTTCTGCTAAAGCATTCAACACCACAAACCTCATTAAACGTTTGCATCCTCACCGAGAGGGGGTTGAGACATGAGCTCCTGAGTTTATCTTTGTGCTTCATGTacaagtgtgtccagtactgctCTGCAAGCTTTGGATGAGAAGAGGAGAAGACTTTCATAAAAAatgcagagattatttcttaaaAATCTACCTTTTGTGGAAAACCATAGACCTGTCATGAAATTTGGACTTTTTTtgtggctactgcattatttgctAAATATtgaaagcatttattttaaCCAATTCGAGATCCATTCTTAAAGCCAGCCTCTTCGTTTTATCTTGTGGTTGTGGCATTCTGCATCAGCCCATTCTAATTTCAGTTGTTGGCAGCCGGTGATCGGCCCCATACACCCTGGTGGGATCATCCCTAATGGAAAGTGTAAAGGAACCCCTGACTTAAACAGACGTTATTTGCACTGTAGCTGATGGTGTCATTTCCTTCTTGGTTAAACTGTCTAGCATAAGTATACATGTATTTTTAGTGTTATTGGGCAGATCCATGTTGAAGAAGAGAACTGTCTGTGTATCTGACGTTGCTGTAAAATCCCCATTGAAGCTCTGAATGATGTACAGAGCTGCCATCTTACATGGGTCTTAAGCCCCGTCTTCTGCTTTTTATAGAACGAATGTGGTTTCCAAGATTCAGTGAGACACACTAAATATACAGAACAATCATGAGAGCTCATCTTCATGTTGGCAAAGTTGTCTTTAAGGTTCATTCTAAAGACCCTACTGTTCAAAACAGGGATGCATGGAAGCATGCATTTACTGGGCCTTTCCACACTGACACTTTGTGGGTTTGAATTGCCTATTCCTACCACTATCTTGCAGGTTTAGGTACTGTCAGTTGAACTGTACTTAGGCTGGTTTGTATCTGTGGTGCCTCTTCCTTCCAGTCAGTGTTTGCTAATCTCCCTGATAAGGATAAGTTTCCTTTTTCCTTGCTGCATGTTTTTATCTTTCCATCATAGATAAAATGGTTGCAGCCCTAGTAAGTCgtgctgtgtgtttgtggggctgcagtgtcctTCAGAGGGACGCTAGGAATCCCAACAAGAAGGACCTCAACGGAAGAGCCCAGGAAACCCTGCTGCTGTTCTCGCTCTGCATGTGGCTGCTCCTCCCACACCACGTCTGTCTGAACATTTTGGGCTGTATTTCTAAGCAGAGAGCAGATCTACAAAGAATGTGCACTTGGAAGATTCAAGTCATGGTCTATTGTTAAAAAAATGATGGCTGTCATGGTTTGAAAAGTGTGATTATAAAATATATGCATTTCCTGATTAGTCGGCCTGCTCAGAATGAGTGCCCAAGTAGGCGTAGTGTGTGTGCTTTATATCGGAAGCTCGGCTGTTGTGTGGAGAGCTTTATGTGTTTTAACAAGTGCAGGGGAAATAGGAGCCTTTTCATCCTCCCATACTTAAAGCGCAGGACCCTTAATGTCTGTGCCTCCCTGGGGGAGCATGCAGAAAGGACTTGTGAAGGCCCGGTCCGAGCGTGCCGATTCGTGGCGGCTCTGAGAGGCCCGCTCCCAGCGCTGTCTGGCAAGCCGAGCCCTTCCTGGAGTTGTGTTCTGTCGCAGCACAGTGCCATCAGCTGCGGAAGTCCATCAGTACAAATATTATGGTTATAGTGAGCAAACAGGGCCCTGGTCACAGGGGAGCTATTCTTCCAGCGAGCTTGAGCTTGGCTGTCCGCTGTTTTCGCCATTTATTTTTGCCACGCTGTTCGCCCCAGGCTTTAATGTTCTGTGCACGTCAGCAGTGGATATCCGCGGCCGTGAAAACGGCAGATTTGGGCCTGGCTTCTCCGTTTGTTGTGAGCGAGGCTCGCCGCTTTGCCGTGacgtgcgtgcgtgcatgcagGCGGGCGGCAGGGCAGCCTGAAAGTccctgattattattattccctCAGATCTTAGCTTTGCCTTGCGTGATACGAAACAGCTTCTTTCATTACTTTTTCACCCCCCTTTTAGTCCTGGTTAAAGTTTTAACTTTGATCTGTTTGAAAACAAATATGTGTATTTGTAGTATGATGGGAACAAATGGGTTCTCGTTTTGAAagcaatgttaaaaaaaaaaagaaaaaaaaagaaacattataTTGGTTACTGTTTACATGGAGCTCGCTGTGCAGCCTCCCAACAGGGTCACGTTAGGTTAGTCTTAAAGGGGAACCCCATTCTGTATATTctgtataaaatgtttttttaatatatttttttatgtataGCTGATCATGTTAATGATCAGTCTGAGAGCTGTAAGTGGGGAGGTGGGTATTTCCCGGTTTTCTGCTTTGCTGTTCCTGCCCCGCAGGTAACCTGCACTTGTGAGTCAGTCCTGAGCTCTTGGTGTAACGGTTTCCCGTAAGCAATGAGGTTCACGTCTGATGGAAGTGGGTGGCGAGTCCTCCGGGAATCCACTTGGTGATGTCACCCGTTTAATAAGAGTCTTTCTGAGAGAGCCATTCACGAGCCCTAAACATCTCTGTGTGTTTCATAGTGGGAGATGTAATGCGTCCCGAGGCTTTTACTCACATGTTTATCTTTTTAGACTTTGTGGTAGCTGGAATCGTTGTCCGATTGCTCTGTTAAAGCTGTGAAGTATGTTTAAAAAGAGACTGTCCATTTGCAGTGATGGCCTTTTCTTTAGGGGCTCTGCTCTGGTTGCCAGCTGCCTCCCACCCTAGGTGATTCTCTCCATGGGACAGTTCTCTCTGTCACCTAGTGTATGGTGGTAATTGTTGCTATTTTGTTTCAAATGAAATCGCTTTGGAATTTGTCATATGTGTCCCTCCACATAATCTGACAGgcttgtgtgttgtgtgcatgcCAGCCTGTCATCTCCCTCACTACTTGACTGGTTAATCTGGTTTTTTCCCCACATCCTTGGGAGCCTGTGAGTGTTTACCGGTGCCCCCTTCCCCCGCAGGGGTGGACATCGAGGCGGCACGGAAGGAGGAGGAGCGTGTCATGCTGCGGGACGCGCGACAGTGGCTCAACAGCGGTCATATCACCGACGTGCGGCACGCCAAGTCTGGTGGCACGGCCATACACGTGGCGGCAGCCAAGGGCTACGCTGAGGTTTTAAAGTGAGTCCTCCACTCTCTGCCCCTCCTGCCCATGTGCCATCTGCCATGGGCCGGTGCCAGTCTTCCGCTTGGGTCTGTACCGCTTTGGTCCTTCACAACGTGGACCCAGGCGGCACATCGACCCCTGCATAGTATTCAGGCTTCTGCAGCCACATTCCAGCTTAATCACATTTGCCTAATTACCACATGctcttccacccccaccccaccccgcccccgcAGGCTTTTAATCCAGGCAGGTTATGATGTAAATATTAAGGATTTCGATGGCTGGACTCCGCTCCACGCTGCTGCTCACTGGGCGAAGGAGGAAGCATGTCGGATTCTGGTGGAGAACCTGTGTGACATAGACACTGTAAACAAAGTGGTGAGCCTTCCCGCCTGCTGCCCCCTCGGAGATCTCACTGCGAAGATCCACACGATCGTAATCTGTCTATCCATGCGTCTAATCACTTGCTGCCCTGTACCTAACGTCACTGTGGCCTGCTTCGTTTCAGGGCCAGACAGCCTTTGATGTAGCAGACGAAGATGTCCTCGGTTACCTAGAAGAACTACAGAAGAAGCAGAGCCTGGTAAGCTGGTCTACCTGGGTCAGTTTTAGATCACCAAACCTGCCAGTTTCGGGTGAGACGCATCCTGAGGTGTTGCATTCCCCATGTCAGGTTGAGTTTGTCTGTCTGCATTTGTCTTCCCTGCAATTAACTCCACCTGCCTATTTGTCTACTTTAGCTTTCGAGCGAAAAGCAGGACAAGAAGTCACGCCTAATCGACGAGCCGAAGCCACTTAAGTAAGCGGGCTGACCTTGGGACACGGGGCTGATCTGTGGTGACCTCGCTCGTAGACATTTCCTTACATAACATTAACAGCTCATGTCATGTGAAGCTCTGAAGCTTCTGAAGCTGTATTTTCTAAGGTATTGGCTTATGCTGCAGTCACATGATCAGCCCTGCTCTGACCACTGTGCCCCCAGCAAAGATTTGGTGCTAGAGTCCCTAGAGTCGGAGAAGACGGACGAGGAAGAGGAGGTCAAGAAAGACGAGTCCAGCTGCTCcagtgaggaggaagaggaggaagactCTGAGTCTGAGACCGAAGCTGGTACATGCCATTgtctgctgctgctcctctgtTACTGTGTAACTGTCAGGTTCCCTATGTGAGCCTCAGCTAACCTTTCCACTGTCTGATGCCTGCGTCCCCCAGACAAAAGCAAAACCCCTGCCCCCACCAGCACTGCCAACAGCACCATGCCAGCCAGCGTGATAGTGACCTCCCCGACCAGCCCCACCCAGCCCGTGACTCCTACATCCCCCATCAAGAAGGTACGGCCAGGCGCTGGCATGCAAACACCTCACCTGTCCTTTTCTGTGTCCTTTTTATGGCCTTGTGTTGGCCAGTTTGAGATGCGGTCTGTATGCTCACTGGCTGGTTGTTCACCTGAATGCGATTCTTTGAGTCATATTGTGTTGGGATGAACTTCACGTATTTATCCAGGCTTTAGAACTGGTTGCGAATATAATTCCACAATCATGTATCGCATTTATAGCAGTCAGCTAGTCAGGTTGTGTGTGTTTCTAGAGGAAAAGCAATATTTTGCTTCTACAGAATAATGTTGTACATGAGGTAGATGTACTTTTAACTGAGGCCTGGATTTAAGCAGGGGGAACCTGTGGCATGCAGCATCCTGCTGGCTAAGAGCACTCTGTATGCTGTTGGTTTCTGCTACACAGGCTGCATCCCCCAgcccagggtggggggagggtgttGAGTTAGCCACAAGTACTTAGCAGTGTGTGATTAGTCCCTGTTCCCACACCTGCACTGCTGCTGCCCTCTGCAGGATAAAGCGGGCTCTACAGCCAGGGTGCAGGGCATCTCCCGCCATCACGCCGTGCCAGCTGTGTACGTCAGGGTGGTCAGAGGTCGTGACTTTAGCTGGCCTATCACAGGGCCAATTACTGATAATGTACTTGCTTTTAATTGTTCATTACCTGCATACGGATGTCGGGCCATCCCAAGCAGTGGTACTATACAGAAGGATAGTGCTTTATTTAATGCCTTTCCACTCTGACTTTTCTCATTCAAGGTATGTGATCTGGGGTTCAGTTGTCCCAAAAAGGACCTTTAGACAATAGCTAGATTTGCAATAAGTAAAATTTCCCCCCTTGATCTTTTTAAATcggttcaatttatttttatatagtgcttttcagAAGAGTTGTCCCAGAATGCCAGACGTGCTGGGATGTATTACTTTATCTTTTATACAGAATGATACTTGAAAAAGTGGGTGGGAAAAGACCTTTAAGAAATGCCCACATGCTGGCTTCACCTGTATCTGTGGGACTGTCTGCCCCTGTAGGAGGAACCTTGATAACTAAACTGTACATAAGAGGTTGCATTGAGTTATCAGTAAATGAGTGCACACCTACACcctatttaatctgacaaagGCACGCAGGCAGGGCCTTTGGTCTTTTAAAGTACGGTTTCTGAAACTCTGTCCTGCACTgtcccctctgtctctctctgttctTTTCTGTCACAATTCTCCTGTATCTTCCTGTCTGAAGAACAGTCTGTCCTCTGTCAGCTGCTGCTCTCTGAGAATCTCAGACTGCACCTCACCCCTGCTCTTGTCTTGATTGGCTTTAGTCCAGCTTtaaccttcctcctcctcctcctctcgcgCCCGAGGCGGAGCTGAGCGATCCAGCATTATGGCGCCGGGGCTTGCGCAAAACTGCCATTTCCTTTGGGCCCAAAAAAACGATGGTGAGGCCTGGTGTTCCCCCTCCCGCAGAATCCCATGCTGTCCCACAGTTCTAACCACGTAACCAGTCTCCCAGCTCCTCTAACGCGCTCCCCTTAACCCATTGTAAATCCTCTGAGGGCATCTGTGGTGAAAGTCTGTCATTTGGGGGCTGAATGGTTTTCAGGGTTGGATCTCTTGCAAACCAGCCttaatgaataaaaaattataaattaaatgcaagGGGGTTAAAAATCATTCTGTCCTTGCTCCTGCTTCATTTTCATATAACTTTGCTGCGTCTGGCCATCTTCTAAATTGGTGTGCCCCAAGATGTCAACGACATTGTTAACCTgggcccaccccccacccctggccAGTTTGCACCTGCAGGCGGGAAAACCTCCTCCAAAGATGAGTCGCCATCCTCGTGGCGCCAAGGCCTGCGTAAGACGGACAGCTATGGGGCCCTGTCGGAGATCACGGCCGCCCGGGAGGCTCAGAGGAAGGAGGATCTGGCGGGAGTGACCCGCTCCGCCTCCAGCCCCCGACTTTCATCCACCCTGGACAACAAGGACAAGGTGCAACACCCCCCAGAGGGCAATGTCTCTGTGTATGCTTACTGCCATACTACAGGCCACTTGTTCTGAGGTTATAAGAATGACCTGATGTGGGTTGTTCAGATGAGGGTGTACAGCATTTTTTTggtcttttttttcatgtactGGTATAGGTTCAGGTGTAAATGAGTGTGTGAATGGACTGAGCACCCTCTGATGGGGACACTCTGACCAGGTTATTCCCCCCCCAAAAATGCTCTGGACTCCTGTATAGAACAAGTGATTCTgaagggatggatgggtggttggatggatggatgaatgaatgaatgaatactgTATGTTCATGATTGTTTCTCTGAGTgtcttttcagttttgcttttaTTCTCGTCACGCAGGAGAAGGACAAAGGGACACGACTCGCGTACATCATGCCCACGATCCCGTCCCGAAGGATCACAACTGACATGGATGAGAAGGAGAACCGGTAGGGAGTGGGCATTTAGTAAGGGTGCATGGTAGGGCAAGTCGCCCCCTACTGTTATCCCTCCACTAGGTGGAAATCTGCAGTTGTAATTTTTTCATCTTGCTCCTTCCACTAGTGTTCTTAAAAGTGGAAAGAAACTGGCTTAATTTCTGGTTGATGGGATTTTGTGCTTATTTGCACACAAGATTAATGCCACATCAAAAACTGTTCCGCATGTCTTGGAATTAATAAATCTGCATTTATTTGATGTAGTCAGGTGACGAGTGACTCATCCGCCTTTAGCTCCTTTGTTCTGCTGGCTGTCCACAGCctgagtggggggggagggggggtcgtcCGCAAGACGGGAGAAGCTGGAGGCTGATATGTAGGCGTGAAGCCGACCGTGGCCTTTCTGTCCCAGGGACTCGGCGGCCAGCCTGGTGCGGAGCAGCTCGTACACCCGGAGGCGCTGGGACGACGACAGCAAGAGCAGCGAGACCAGCACCTTACCGAACAGGACCCCCAGCTATCAGCGCAGGTGTGAGGCCTTACCATGATTTCCCCTCCATGCAGCATCCATTTACCACACAGAACATAAAATGTAACACTCGTGAAAGGTTGAATAGCTATCTGTTATATGTACTGGTaaagaattattatttttactgcTGTCGTcttcaaaaccctgctgagagcccTATTATAATGCCTTGCATATGAactgttttctttgtttgaTTTCGCATTTCTGACCTCCTTTTGGAGTTGGTAGCAGAGCTGAAGGATTCATCGGACTTGCTGTTTGTACACTGTTGTATAGCGCACACACTTTGCCACTCTTTTGGCCTGAGATGGCTGCCATACTCCTGAGCCACGCACATCCAGCCACACCGCTGGTTCTGCATGACCGTATGTCGCCTCATTTCTACTGTGCCGTGCAGGACAGCGGGCTCCCTAGTGACCCCTGGTGGCCGGGCATGACCGTCTGCAGGCCAGCTATAGTTGGCTTTGTGTGTTCCTGAGTGTGCTAATGTGGCTTTTATCCATGCATGCGCTTGTACCAGCCTGTCCCACACGCTGACCGTGACCCGCTCTAGCAGCGTGCGCGACGTCCCCACAAAGTCGTCGTCCGCCACCAACCTGGACCCTAACTCCTGTAACTCTAAGCCCTGGCAGCTGACGTCCTCGCTCTACCAGTCGTACAGCATTCCCAGAAGGTACCAGCCCCTCTGCACAGCCCGCCACTGCGTTTGTGTGTTGCTCCGCTTTCCGTGTCCTGAAGCTCGCCCGTTCCTATCGATACGGGTCTGCTTGGCATTTTCAGCGCTGTACTTGGTTAAATGGCTCTGTAAATGACTTTTAGCAAATTAAAATCTCCAAATGCCACATGTGCCAGCACCCCTattaatgagttttttttccccctgataaCAGGTGTTTATAATGCAGTGAGAATATTGAATGTATGCGAGTgcttaattttaaaatgaatagtCTGAATAGTCGCTGGTAATTAGGCCGTTctctggggggtgggaggtggggggtcagcgtgctcctctccatcccctctTCCCTTGCCGACTGGCCCTCTTTCGTTACCCCAGCAGCTCCTTCGGAAGGAGACAGGACGACGGTGTGAGCTCCGGCATCTCCTCGCCAGCTACTACCACCTCCGTCACGTCGCCCACTGCGCCCCGGAACCAGGTCTCCGGCGTGGCCTCccgctccagctcctccagcagGTGGGCTCCCGGGACGCCCGGGCGAGATGCATGGCTGCTTTGGGTCGGTCCCTTTACCTGTACATGTCCACCTCAGGTTCTGGTCAGAAGAGGGTGcaaataaggaaaaggagcCGGAAAAGGAGTCTGCAGCAGTCATCCCCACTATTGTGCACACAGCATCGGTCACCGCGGTGACCACCACCTCCACCACTGTCACTTCCTCCGACAGCAGGGAGAGACGCAGGTCTGTCACAccagcagcaccaccaccaccacctcctcctcttcctcccgctTAGCTCGCCCCTGCTCCAGCCTActttaaacaattttatataGGCCTGATTAACTGCATGCCAATGTTTTCGCGCCGTGACATTTGCTGCAGCACGAGTAGGTGGAGTTAACATTTTCTGATAACTGGGCCCACATTTCACCAGCAGCAAAGGTCACCTGCATCAAACACGAGATGTTTACTCCATTCTTTATAATTcaatttaaaattaaatgttGTGTAGTGCATATCAGCTGTAATACAGAGAGGAGTGAACAGGTGACGTCAgctcatacaaaaaaaaaacatctagatTGATTTAAAAGAATTCATGGTGGTCACTGGGGAATACCAAAGTTTATATGTATTCTCGAGATTTCCTGATGTGACTTAAAGGGCTATGTAAAGGGTGGATGGTTGTAATGTCAGTCAGGCTGTGAATCTATGCTTAACATCGACGTATAAACAATGCAACGTGAGCACATGGAACGCCCTCCATTTAAAAACGCATTTGTTCTGGGCTGGGAGCAGAGCTGCCAGTATTACAAATGGGTCTGTTTGCACGAGTATCCATTTGTGTGTGCTATTCGGGCTGGAGTGTTGGAACGGTTCCGCTCATGCACGGGAGATAGCAGAACCTCCAGCCGCTGTTGACGCATATCTCCTGTTCAGAGCATCTTGGGCCATCTACTCGGACATGCACATATAAGGAGTTCTAGTACGGTGGTAAGGTGGAGCTCTGGAACCTGTGTCAATGTCTCTAAACTGCCTCCCAGCCATCCTGCCAGCAGTTAGAGGGATTGGAGGGGGGTTGAAGCCATTCATGTTTTGACCAATGCGGGTGTCTTTCTGGACAGGTCATACCTCACCCCCGTCCGGGATGAAGAGTCAGAGTCTCAGAGGCGAGCACGCTCCAGGCAGGCGAGGCAGTCGAGGAGATCGACCCAGGCGAGTTCATCTCCTGCTCTCCTCCCCCTCCGAAACATGCCGTAAGGTCTGCTTACAGGGAGCAGGACGCAGTCAGCTGAGGAGATGCTAACGCACATGTCACCAAGGACTGAGACATCGCAGAGCTTGCAGGAAAATCAGCTGGAAAATGCGTACCTAAACCAATGTCTTGTTGTTTTAGCGTCTTTAAAATGACCATGCTAATGCTAAATGCGTTTCAATTGATAGTATTACTTAATTTAATCCAGTCGCATTGTGATGTTTCGTTCAAAGACAGACCGCATATATGATGCTGGTCTCATAAGATTACAATGCAGATAAAAAATTTCACTCGCCTATTGTGATGATGCAGGTGTAAACAACCCTACTACGCCCCCCAGTCATATAAAAGTATAGCACATGTTATGAACAGCATGTTACTGGTTTTCGTTTTTACCATACTGTACTTATCGTTATTTAAACTATAGAGTCTAGATATGCGGTATCCTGTACCATCTAGGTTTGCGGAAGTACACTCTGATGTTCACACGATGGGAGAATCAGCTAATGACGCATTTCTGAAAAACTCTTTCCCATCATTAAGTGATGCGTGACTGTAATTAAACCTGTGTAAGGGATTGACAGTTGGCATGGTTTACAGTGCTGCTGTGTGTTCGGAAAATGCCAAGTTCTTCCTGAAGATGGCGCTGCTTCACCAgaacactgttaaaaaccaccaTCCCGCCTCAGCAGTCTGCCCAGCGCAGGTTTTTTGAGAGAGTCCCGCAGCCCGACTCACTCAAGCTGTAACTGCCGCCTCTGCAGGGTGTGACACTGACCGACCTCCAGGAGGCCGAGAAGACCATCGGCCGGAGTCGGCCCACGCGGACCCGTGAGGACGACAAGGAGGAGAAGCAGGACAAGGAAAAGCAGGAGGAGAAGAAGGAGCCGGAAACCAAAGAGGACGACTACCGGTGGAGGTACCGCAGTTTTGAGGAGGTCAGTACCCAGTGCTTCAGGGAGTTCATAGCCTTGCTGATATTGACTTCCCTGTAAAGGTACATGATGTGTGCTTCTCAGAAACCCATGTTCTCCTGTCATTTTAGCGCTACAGACCCTCCACTACCCCCAGCACCACCTCCGGCACCACCTCCAGTACCACCACGCACTCCACATCCTCCCTCAGTCGGCCCAACAGCCTAAGCGGCATCACCTCGTCTTACAGCCGTTCCACCAGAGAGGGCGCCAAAGGTCAGTTTAACAAATACAGAGATGGATTATCCTCCTGTGGACTCCGAGGTTTTCATTGGACCATCGTCTTATTGTTGCTTTCTTGAATTTCAAGTAATTTGCCAAATCAGTGCTGGCAGCTGGAATGGATGTCAGAGTGGGGAGGAGGGAAGATGCGAGATGAAAATGTGGTGgtgttaatttatttttcaaagGTGATTCacatgtggtgtgtgagtgatgtACAGGTCATGATGTCATCACACTTGTGAGAATCATTACTAGCTGATTAATCCTCGTAGTTCTGTCAGACACGGccaaggctggagtttgcacaaGCCCCACCCATCGCGAGCCAGAATCTACGCCACCCCGCTTGCTTGTAACTTTTTGCCTGTGTCTTGCTAAACAGAGAGTGACAGGAAGGATGAGgagaaggaggcagaggacaAGTCCCAGCCCAGGTCCGTACGGGATCGGCGGCGGCCGCGGGAGAAGAGGCGCCCCACGGGAATGCCTGTGAGCCCGGTATGATgcctccagccaatcagaatcagtaattattaaactaactacctgagAGAACTAAAAAAATGGTCTGGATTTCAAATTGAGGGTCAGATTTGAAGAGTTTTGACACACAGGGCTGCCTGATatcgggaaaaaaaatcatgtcatgacatttaaaatgtttgcagttataaagcaaaaaaagttgaattcacaaaaaaactataaccAAATGCAATGAATTTTTTATCTAGCAATAGGATCT from Brienomyrus brachyistius isolate T26 chromosome 1, BBRACH_0.4, whole genome shotgun sequence includes:
- the ppp1r12a gene encoding protein phosphatase 1 regulatory subunit 12A isoform X3 — translated: MKMADAKQKRNEQLKRWLGSETDLEPPILKKKKTKVKFDDGAVFLAACSSGDTEEVLRLLERGADINYANVDGLTALHQACIDDNVDMVMFLVQNGANINQPDNEGWIPLHAAASCGYMDIAKYLISHGANVGVVNSEGDTPLDIAEEEAMEELLQNEINRQGVDIEAARKEEERVMLRDARQWLNSGHITDVRHAKSGGTAIHVAAAKGYAEVLKLLIQAGYDVNIKDFDGWTPLHAAAHWAKEEACRILVENLCDIDTVNKVGQTAFDVADEDVLGYLEELQKKQSLLSSEKQDKKSRLIDEPKPLNKDLVLESLESEKTDEEEEVKKDESSCSSEEEEEEDSESETEADKSKTPAPTSTANSTMPASVIVTSPTSPTQPVTPTSPIKKFAPAGGKTSSKDESPSSWRQGLRKTDSYGALSEITAAREAQRKEDLAGVTRSASSPRLSSTLDNKDKEKDKGTRLAYIMPTIPSRRITTDMDEKENRDSAASLVRSSSYTRRRWDDDSKSSETSTLPNRTPSYQRSLSHTLTVTRSSSVRDVPTKSSSATNLDPNSCNSKPWQLTSSLYQSYSIPRSSSFGRRQDDGVSSGISSPATTTSVTSPTAPRNQVSGVASRSSSSSRFWSEEGANKEKEPEKESAAVIPTIVHTASVTAVTTTSTTVTSSDSRERRRSYLTPVRDEESESQRRARSRQARQSRRSTQGVTLTDLQEAEKTIGRSRPTRTREDDKEEKQDKEKQEEKKEPETKEDDYRWRYRSFEERYRPSTTPSTTSGTTSSTTTHSTSSLSRPNSLSGITSSYSRSTREGAKESDRKDEEKEAEDKSQPRSVRDRRRPREKRRPTGMPVSPSDENDPEQQSDSEDGSSRTEPQSDRLSRNDCNVMSTSSTDRYDHLNSRGVRQSYLNRLEKEDTTDYKKLYIQILAENEKLKAQLRDTNLELANLKLQLEKATQRQERFAERSQLEMERREKRALERKISDMEEELKTLPDLKADNQRLKDENGALIRVISKLSK
- the ppp1r12a gene encoding protein phosphatase 1 regulatory subunit 12A isoform X5; the encoded protein is MKMADAKQKRNEQLKRWLGSETDLEPPILKKKKTKVKFDDGAVFLAACSSGDTEEVLRLLERGADINYANVDGLTALHQACIDDNVDMVMFLVQNGANINQPDNEGWIPLHAAASCGYMDIAKYLISHGANVGVVNSEGDTPLDIAEEEAMEELLQNEINRQGVDIEAARKEEERVMLRDARQWLNSGHITDVRHAKSGGTAIHVAAAKGYAEVLKLLIQAGYDVNIKDFDGWTPLHAAAHWAKEEACRILVENLCDIDTVNKVGQTAFDVADEDVLGYLEELQKKQSLLSSEKQDKKSRLIDEPKPLNKDLVLESLESEKTDEEEEVKKDESSCSSEEEEEEDSESETEADKSKTPAPTSTANSTMPASVIVTSPTSPTQPVTPTSPIKKFAPAGGKTSSKDESPSSWRQGLRKTDSYGALSEITAAREAQRKEDLAGVTRSASSPRLSSTLDNKDKEKDKGTRLAYIMPTIPSRRITTDMDEKENRDSAASLVRSSSYTRRRWDDDSKSSETSTLPNRTPSYQRSSSFGRRQDDGVSSGISSPATTTSVTSPTAPRNQVSGVASRSSSSSRFWSEEGANKEKEPEKESAAVIPTIVHTASVTAVTTTSTTVTSSDSRERRRSYLTPVRDEESESQRRARSRQARQSRRSTQGVTLTDLQEAEKTIGRSRPTRTREDDKEEKQDKEKQEEKKEPETKEDDYRWRYRSFEERYRPSTTPSTTSGTTSSTTTHSTSSLSRPNSLSGITSSYSRSTREGAKESDRKDEEKEAEDKSQPRSVRDRRRPREKRRPTGMPVSPSDENDPEQQSDSEDGSSRTEPQSDRLSRNDCNVMSTSSTDRYDHLNSRGVRQSYLNRLEKEDTTDYKKLYIQILAENEKLKAQLRDTNLELANLKLQLEKATQRQERFAERSQLEMERREKRALERKISDMEEELKNLQQVKQVQALRKLNEQLVAENRALARVVARLTESCSQPCVANL